GGCACCTGCGCGGGGCCCTGAGCTTCGACATCCTGCGTCGGTGGCTCGAGCACCGGCACGGGCGCGTCACGTTCGTCCGCAACGTCACCGACATCGACGACAAGGTGCTGCTGAACGCCACCGACACCGAGCCGTGGTGGGCGCTCGCCTACCGCATGGAACTCGAGTTCACGGCGGCATATGCCGCGATCGGCATCCGTCCGCCGACCTACGAACCGCGCGCGACCGCGTCGATCCCGCAGATGCAGGAGATCATCGAGCGCCTCATCGCCGCCGGTCACGCCTACGCGGCCCCGGACGACTCGGATGCCGCGGGAGATGTGTACTTCGATGTGCGGTCCTGGCCCGGCTACGGCGGCCTGACCCGCCAGAGCCTCGACGCGATGGAACCGGCCGAAGACACCGACCCGCGCGGCAAGCGCGACCCCCGTGACTTCGCCCTGTGGAAGGGCACCAAGCCCGAAGAGCCTGCCTCGGCCACGTGGGACTCCCCGTGGGGACCCGGCCGCCCCGGCTGGCACATCGAATGCTCGGCCATGTCGGCCCGCTACCTCGGCACCGAGTTCGACATCCACGGCGGCGGTCTCGACCTGCGCTTCCCGCATCACGAGAACGAGCTGGCGCAGTCGACCGCGGCCGGTGACGCGTACGCCCGGTACTGGGTGCACAACGGCCTGGTGACCGTCGGCGACCAGAAGATGTCGAAGTCGCTGGGCAACTACCTCCTCGCCGATGACGTGCTGGCCGAACGCGACCCGCTGGTCGTGCGCTACGCGCTCGCCGCGGCCCACTACCGCTCTAACCTCGACATCACCGCATCGTCGTTCGACGAGGCCGAGGCCGCGCTGGAGAGGATCCGCGGTTTCCTGCAGCGCGCGACGCGCCTGCTGCAGAACGCGGACGACGACCTGGCCATCGACGGCGTCATCCCCGAGCGATTCGCCGCGGCCATGGACGACGACCTCGGCGTTCCGCAGGCACTCGCCGTGGTGCACGAGCGGGTCCGCGCCGGCAACACCGCGCTGGAAGCCGGCGACCGCGAAGCAGTGCTGTCCGCGTTCACCGACGTCGCGCTGATGACCGGCATCCTCGGGCTCGACCCCCTCGACCCGCGGTGGC
This DNA window, taken from Microbacterium invictum, encodes the following:
- the cysS gene encoding cysteine--tRNA ligase; this encodes MTVQLYDTKAQALRDFVPLHPENVTVYVCGPTVQSGPHIGHLRGALSFDILRRWLEHRHGRVTFVRNVTDIDDKVLLNATDTEPWWALAYRMELEFTAAYAAIGIRPPTYEPRATASIPQMQEIIERLIAAGHAYAAPDDSDAAGDVYFDVRSWPGYGGLTRQSLDAMEPAEDTDPRGKRDPRDFALWKGTKPEEPASATWDSPWGPGRPGWHIECSAMSARYLGTEFDIHGGGLDLRFPHHENELAQSTAAGDAYARYWVHNGLVTVGDQKMSKSLGNYLLADDVLAERDPLVVRYALAAAHYRSNLDITASSFDEAEAALERIRGFLQRATRLLQNADDDLAIDGVIPERFAAAMDDDLGVPQALAVVHERVRAGNTALEAGDREAVLSAFTDVALMTGILGLDPLDPRWQTEGGEAASALDTLVQTMLAQRADARAAKDWAAADRIRDAIAAAGITLEDGPNGTHWSLAGAESGTKEN